The nucleotide window ATTTCTTCTCTCTCTTTTGCTAAAGTTGTTAAAGCACCTTTATGAAAACCAATTTGTTCGTCTTTTGAAACTTTTTCTTTTGTCATGAGTATCACCAACAATAAAAAATTAGGAGTAGTTTATAAATCTTATCTTATATGCAACTCCAAAACATCCTTATCTTCCAAATTTTTATCCATTTTATTGTATTTTTGACCGTCAAACTTAGCAGATTTCCCCCAAACACGTGCAAATCTAAAATTACTAACAAAATCCTTGTGCAATTTTTCGCAAATATCTCTAATACTACAGGATTTAAACATAATCAAGGGTTCTTCCATATCTGGTTTTTTCCCAACCTCTTTTAAAAAAATTCTTATCAAATCAAGTTTTTGATAAATAGCTTCTCTTAAATCCCCAATACCTTTACCTGTTTCAGCAGAAACCACCACACAAGGTTTAATCTTTTCAGAAATTGATTTGAGAGTTAATTTATTGACCAAATCTATTTTTGTAATAACATTTAATGATTTTGTATATATTTTATTATTCTCCAAAACATCAATAAACTGATCTAAAGTTATATCTTCCCTAAATAAAATGTCAACATTAATCATCTTAAACATTTTCATAATATCTTCAATTGTTTTCTTATTAATTTTAGTTAATTTAACTAAAGAACTCACACTAATTCCTCCTCTTTCTTTTTTTGTGATAACAACGTCTGGTTTTTTTTGATCTAATCTAATATCTGCATCATAAACTTCTTTTAACAATGATTTATATTGGTGAAGATTCTGTGCTTCAACTAAAATCATTACCAAATCCGCATTACGAAGCATTGTTAAAACCTCTTTTCCACGCCCCTTACCAGAAGCAGCTCCACCAACAACACCAGGAACATCAATAATTTGGATCTGAGCATATTTATATTTCATCAAACCAGGAACAGCAGAAAGTGTTGTAAAAGCATACGCTCCAATATCTGATTTAGCATTTGTTAGTTTATTCAATAGAGTTGATTTTCCAACAGAAGGGAATCCTAATAATACAACAGTTCCATCTCCTGTTTTTCTAACACTAAATCTATCATCCCCTCCTTTTCCCTTAGCAGAACGTTTTAAATTTTTGCCTTTTAACAAAGCTAATTTCCCTTTCAAAAGTCCTACAGCACGCTCTGTACTCTTATTAACTTTAGTTTTACTAATCTCTTTTTCAAGCTCTTGGATCTGCTCTGGTAAATTGCTCTTTTTTCTTTCAACTACCTGAACTTCCTTTCTCTTTCCAACCTTAACCTTCTTCTTGCCTCCCATAACGTCTGAAAAGAAAAAGCATCTTTATAAAAATATCTATTCCCTTAAAACTACCACTGTAAAGAGATTACAGATTAGAAAGATTTATAAATCATTTAAAGATTGTTTTTTTATGGCAGTTAACATTCGTTTTGTAGGAACATATCACCCAAGAATTTGTGGTATTGGAACTTTTACACGTGATTCAGTTACTTCTCTATTAGATTATACAGGAGAAGTTTCATCTGTATCTGTTTCAGCAATTGATAAAAATGGAGAACAATATTTCTCTCCAGTAGATATAGTTTTTGATCAATTAAATGAAGAATCATGGATGTTAGGAGGATTAGATAGTGTAAAGAGAGCAAAAGAAAAACCAGATCCAACAGTTGTGATATTAGAACATGAGTTTGGATTAGATGAGGATGGGACAGGTAATAATTATGTTGAACTGGCAAAACTTTACAAAGAAAATGGAATTATGACATTAGTATGGTTACATACAATCCCCTCCCAACCAACTGAATATCAGGAAAGAACACTAAGAGAACTTTCAGAATATTGTGATATGATGATTGCTCCAACCAAAAGCGGAATTGATAGACTTAATGAAGTTTATGGAATCCATTATAAATTAGGGCAAATAGATCATGGAGTCAGAGAACAAGATAAAAGTAGATTAGAAGCTAAAAAAATTTTAGAACTAGAAGATATGATAGTTCTCCTCACACCCGGACTTCGTTCTCTTGACAAAGGATTACAATTTAGTATTCCTGCGTATGGTAAATATTTACGAGAGCATTGTTCAGAAAAAGATAGAGAGAATATTGTTTATTTAATTGTAGGTCAAGTACATCCTGAGTTTATTCTTGCTGATGGAGGGAGATATTACAAAGATTATCAGGAAATTATAAAAAAGGCTATTGAAATTGGAGAGGTTAGATACACTGAAATAAAGGATAAAAAGCATCTAAAAATTGCTGCAAGAGAAAACGATGTTGTTGTCGTTGACGCTTACCAAAGTGTAAAAGATTTGATGGGTTATTATGCTGGGTCAGATATGATACCTTTACCTTATCTTAATATGGAACAAATGCTAAGTGGAATATTAGCAGACGCAATTGGTTCAGGAAGAGTACCTCTCTCTACCCCTTTTGATTATGCAAAAGAGCTTCTTAATCCAGAAAATAAGAGGGGAGAAGGACCGATTATTGACACTCGTCACGGAAGAGGAATCTTAATTGACCCAGGGGAACCTTTTATAGATCAAATGCCAAAAGCAGTGAACTATCTAATTTCAAACCCAATAGAACATAGAGCAATGGAATGGCGTGCTCAAAAAAGAGGGCACAAGATGAAATGGAACAACACAGCTTGGCAAATACTAAAGATTATTAAAAATATAGAAAAAGAAAAGAATAATTAAAAATAATAAAATTTATAAACAACCTCATTCTAACAAATTCCATGAACATTTATGATATTGATTATAGAGAGTTATTGTATTCTCCTCTATTTTCAAAAATAATAGCAACAATAATGATAATTTTTATTGGACTTATTATTGGAAGAACCATTGGAAAAGTTATTTACAGAGTTCTTCATGAGTTGGAAATTAACAAATCTATTAGAAAAACAACAAAAATAAAAATTTCTTTAGAAAAAATTATCTCTAATTTTATCATGTATTTTATCTATTTTATCACACTAATAATGGCCATGACACAGATTGGTTTAACAACAACGGTTCTTAATATAATAATAGGTGCTATAGCTATTGTACTGATTATAGCTCTATTTTTTATTATAAAAGATTTTTTTCCAAATATAATCGCAGGAATATTTATACAACAGAAAAAATATATTAAAAAAGGGGAATTCATAGAAATAGATAATAAAAAAGGAAAAGTAACAAACATAAATCTAATTGAAACAACAATAAAAACAAACAAAGGGGATATTGTATATGTTCCTAATTCATTATTATTAAAAAAAGAAATTACAAAACTAGCGAGGTCGAAATGAAAAAAGTAAAAAAGAGTAGTAAAAAAAAGAAACAAAATTTTTTTAAATCTTATAAATATGTTTTTGCTGTAGGCATAGCAGTATTATTAATATTAGTGGTTCTAATAAATTATGATAAACTGCCAACAAATTGTGAAGGAATACAAGATATTAATCAAAAAGATGATTGTTATGTTGAACAAGCAAAGCAAAAAGGAAGAATATCAATTTGTGATAATATCATAAGTTCTCACTTTAAAGATGAGTGTATAAGGGTTGTAGCAGCAAAGCAAAAAGACCTTGAATTGTGTAATAATATAAAAGATCCAAAATCAGAAGCATATTGTTATGAATCAGTTGCAGAAACAAAAAAAGATGTAAGCATATGCCCAACAATAAATGATGAAACATGGTCACAAACTTGTTATCATAAACTTGCATTAATACTAGAGGATTATACTTTATGCCTAAATCTTGATGAAACAGAAAAAAGGGATAAATGTTATGAAGGTATTGCAGAAACTACACAAAATCCAACAGTTTGCCTAGCTTTATCAGATAAAGACAAAGCAAACAATTGTTTATGGGAGATTGCTAAAGTAACAGAAGACGAAACAATATGTGAAAGTTGGGTTATAAAAGGCGGAGTAGACAAAGTAAACAAAGATTTGTGTTATAAAAACCTAGCAAGACGTAAAGATGATATAAAATTATGTGGCAACATAAATTATGATCAAATAAAGGAAGAATGTATTAAATTATTTACAAATTAGAATTATAATTTTTCCAATAAACTTACAATATTCCAGATTTGTGTTCGCGTATACTGCTGCATATTGTTATCGCTGACTATTTCATCTAACTCATTTAAAGCTTTATTTTTTTTAATAGAATCATCAACATCTTCTTTTAAGATGTCTAGTATACCTGACATTTTTTCTCTTATATTTTTAGGAGTATCATCATCATTATTGATCTCTATGATGAAATCTACTGCATCTTTTAACTTAACATCTGCCATTTTTATTTCATTGCACCTAAAACTTCTTTCTGTAATTTCTGAGATTTATCTCTTATACTTGTCTCTTGTTTTTCTAGGTTTTTTAGTCTTATCTCTAGCATCTCTTTTTTTTGATTTAGATCTTTTTCTAAATCCTCTTTTTTTGCGTCAATCATCACATTAGCTACAATTTTATAAGTCTTATTAGAATCTTTTATATTTTCTAAAGCAGATGTTACTTCGCTTAATTGCATCTGAAATTGTTGCTTTTGTACAAGAAAGGATTGTAAATTTTGTTCTAGTAATTGTAACTGTTCAATTTTTTCTTCTTGTCCTTCTTCGGCCATTTTATCTTGCTTTAACCTTTGTTGTTGTTGTTCTTGGCTTAAACAACATTTTACTTCCACAATAAGGACACCTTATCCTTTTGCCTGTTAAAGATACTTTCTTATTACAATCAAAACATTTATACTTTATCATTTTTTATCCTCTTTACTATCTGATGGTTTTTCTTCTGATTTAATAACTTTTTCTTCTTCTTTAACTGTTCTCTTTTTTCCAATAGAATAAGCTCTTCCTGCAAATTTAACTTTACATGATTTGCAAAACCAGATTCCTGCTGCTTCTCTTCTGACATTTTTTTTGCTACAATAAGGACAGATGTGTCTTCCTCTATGTCCTGACTCTATCTCAGCAACCTTTTCTTTTAAACGTCTACCATACCTAGGACCAAATCTTTTAGTCGATGATTTTTTCCGTTTTTGTTTTTTTGCTGCCATTTTTCTTGATATGGGTGCTCTTAAAATGGGGCTACCCGGACTTTCACCAATGCGAAAGTAGTGATCCGATTTCGCGGTTGTTTTGAACCGGGATCATCTGGTTTTTTTGTGTATCACACCCAAACCAGAAAGGCTAACCAAGTTACCCCATAGCTTAATGTTATATAATTAAAATTATATAATCCCATTCTAGAGGTAACTTTAAATTGTAGATAATCTTTGGTTTTTAAATCTATCGGTAATACATTGTTTTCCGACATATTTATATATTGTTCACATATACAAAAAGATATGACACTAACAGAAAAACAAAAACACGATTTGAAGAAATTTGTAAAAGAACTAGAACAACATAGAGGTCGCCATACAGAACTGGTTAGTGTATATGTTCCTTCTGGTTATGATATAATCAAGATTATACAGCACCTTGAACAAGAAAGAGGTACTGCTTCTAATATAAAATCAGCAGCCACACGTAAAAACGTTATTACTGCTTTAGAAAAAATGATCCAGCATCTAAGATTGTTTAAAAAAACACCAGATAATGGTTTAGCAGTTTTTGCAGGAAATGTATCTGAAAGAGAAGGCCAGGAAGATTTTGAAGTATGGAGTGTAGAACCTCCAGAATTATTAAAAACAAGAATCTATAGATGTGATAAAGAATTTCAATTAGAATTACTAAGAGATATGATGGATGTAAAAGAAGTTTATGGCTTGGTAATACTTGATAGGAGAGATGCTAACATTGCTTATCTAAAAGGAAAAACAATTGTTCCATTAAAATCAACACATTCAGAAGTTCCTGGAAAAACAAAAGCAGGAGGGCAATCTGCTGCTCGTTTTGAAAGATTAAGGGATGGCGCTGCTAAAGAACATTTCAAAAAAGTAGCAGAATATGTTAAAGAACAATTTTTAGATAATAAAAACCTAAAAGGAATTATAGTTGGAGGACCAGGACCAACAAAACACGACTGGGTTGATGGTGGTTATCTAACAGATCAGCTAAAACAAAAGATTATTGCAGTTAAAGATTTAGGTTATACAGGAGATTTTGGTTTACAGGAATTAGTTGACAAAAGCCAGGATGTTTTAGCAAACGAAGAACTTGTTTCTGAGAAAAAAATTATGCAAAGATTTTTGGATTTATTAGCAAAAAAACCAAACATAATTTCTTATGGTGAAAAAGAAGTTATGGAATTTCTAAAAACAGGTGTTGTTGAAATTATATTACTATCAGAAAAACTGGATGATAAAAAAATAGAAGAGTTTGAAGAAGAAGCAAACAAAGTTGGAACAGAGGTAAATATTATTTCAACAGAAACAAGAGAAGGGGTTCAATTAAAAGAGCTCGGTAAAGTAGCAGCTATTCTAAGATACGAACAACACCAGTAAATTTATAAACAGTGGTGCCTAACTTCTTTCATGTTTGTAAGATTAAAAAAAATTAAAGATAAATACTATGCCTATCACGTCCAAAACAAAAGAGTTAGAGGAAAAGTAAAACAAAAAGTAAAGGGTTATATTGGACGAGCATATTTTCCAAAAAAAACTAATGAAAAAGATTTCTTTGAATTTGTAAACGAAAATATAAATAACTACAATAAACCATTTAAAGAAATTATTGAAGATCTAATCAAATGGGAATTTCTAAAACACAATCTAAAAGATATTGAACTAGATAAATTTTTAATAAAAAAAGACAATAATAAAATTATTCTAAAGCTTAATGAAGGTTATTTATACGATAAAACAATAAAAAACATGATAAAATTCCAGCCAGTTGGTGATGATGAATATATTATAGGAAAAGAATTTGCAGAAGTTTTTGTTAAAGCAGGAATAGACATTCCAAAAGAATTGTTTGTAAAATTATTTGAAAAGATTATCAAGAATTAATTACCAAATCTTCTCTGCCTTTTTTCCTTAAATTCTTTTACAATATCAAACAAATCTTGTTTTTCAAAATCAGGCCAATGTTTTTCAAGAAAGAAAAGTTCAGAATAAGTTGAATGCCATGTAAGAAAATTAGATAATCTTTGTTCTCCTGATGTTCTTATTATTAAATCAGGTGAATTTTGGATATAAAGATAATTTGCAAAACTCTCTTCATCTACTTTATCAACACCAGATTTCAAAACTTTATTTACAGCATCAACAATTTCCTCTCTTCCACCATAAGCTACACAAAAGTTTGCAATGTAATTATCATAATCTTTTGTAGCTTCCATAACTTCTTTTGCGGCTTTCTGAACTTTTTCAGGAAGCATATGAAGACGCCCTATAAATCTTATCTTAACCTTATTTTCATGAACCTTTTTGTCTTTTAATAAATCTTCTGCAGCCTTTACAAAAATATTCATAAGAAAATCTACTTCTTTTTTATCTCTTGAAAAATTTTGTGTTGAAAAACAATATAAACTTAATTCTTTAATTTCAGCTTCTTTTGCTGCTTCAAACAATTCTTTTAGTTTATCAAAACCAGCCTTATGACCATCCCAAGGCATTAATCCCTTATTTTTTGCCCATCTACGATTGCCATCTAAAATTATTCCTACGTGTAGTGGCTTTTCTTCCATTTCTCTAAAAGGATACTGATTATTTATAAAACTTATGGATTTTTTACTCTATACTAAAGTTTTATAAACAATATAACTAATAATCAGGGTGATGGAAGAAGAAATAATAGAAGAACCGTGGTACAAAGGCCCAATAAAATGGATTATAAGCCTTTTCTTAATATTATTAATTATTTTATGGTTTATACCTGCTTATGGAGTTAAAATTGATCCAAGGCCATCTTATATTCCAACAATAGATGAAGTTGTTGTTTCAAAAATAGAAGTTGATGAAACTCATCATAACTCAATTTCATTAGAGCTAGTTAAAGGAAGTGACCCTGTTATCAAAGAGATTGCAGATAAAATTGTTGTTAAGGCTTGTCAGAATGGTGGAAGAGTATGCCATTCAAAAGCCCTTTTTTATTTTGTAAGAGATAATTTTAATTATGTCTCTGATCCAACAGAATATGAATATATAAAAACAGCCAAAGAAAGCTTAGTTTCTGGTGGTGGAGACTGTGATGATGCATCAGTACTACTAGCAAATTTATTAGATGCAGTAGGAATTGAAACAAGATTTGTATTTATTCCAAGACATGTTTATTTAGAAGGGTATCTTCCAGAAGCTCTAAATAGATACAAAACACAAAGTTGGGTAGTTTTAGATGCAACATGCAAAAATTGTGGGTTTGGAGAAATGCCATATCAAAATCAGAATAAAAGAAAAACCTATTTAGGATAAAACAACTTCTTTAATAATAAAATCTGCATTATTTTTACTCTCTTCTTTTACTTCATATTTTTTTATATTAATTTTACTCTTAAACAAAGGACAATCTATAACTAAACTTTCAAACTCTCCTCCTTCGCCAGCAACATTTATTCCAATCTTTTTATTTATTTTAACTAATTCATCTATATCTTTATCAGAAATAATCTTGCCTAACCAACTTTTATCTAAACCATCAG belongs to Candidatus Woesearchaeota archaeon B3_Woes and includes:
- a CDS encoding GTP-binding protein, with the translated sequence MGGKKKVKVGKRKEVQVVERKKSNLPEQIQELEKEISKTKVNKSTERAVGLLKGKLALLKGKNLKRSAKGKGGDDRFSVRKTGDGTVVLLGFPSVGKSTLLNKLTNAKSDIGAYAFTTLSAVPGLMKYKYAQIQIIDVPGVVGGAASGKGRGKEVLTMLRNADLVMILVEAQNLHQYKSLLKEVYDADIRLDQKKPDVVITKKERGGISVSSLVKLTKINKKTIEDIMKMFKMINVDILFREDITLDQFIDVLENNKIYTKSLNVITKIDLVNKLTLKSISEKIKPCVVVSAETGKGIGDLREAIYQKLDLIRIFLKEVGKKPDMEEPLIMFKSCSIRDICEKLHKDFVSNFRFARVWGKSAKFDGQKYNKMDKNLEDKDVLELHIR
- a CDS encoding prefoldin subunit beta, which produces MAEEGQEEKIEQLQLLEQNLQSFLVQKQQFQMQLSEVTSALENIKDSNKTYKIVANVMIDAKKEDLEKDLNQKKEMLEIRLKNLEKQETSIRDKSQKLQKEVLGAMK
- a CDS encoding DNA-directed RNA polymerase subunit P — translated: MIKYKCFDCNKKVSLTGKRIRCPYCGSKMLFKPRTTTTKVKAR
- a CDS encoding 50S ribosomal protein L37ae; the protein is MAAKKQKRKKSSTKRFGPRYGRRLKEKVAEIESGHRGRHICPYCSKKNVRREAAGIWFCKSCKVKFAGRAYSIGKKRTVKEEEKVIKSEEKPSDSKEDKK
- the prf1 gene encoding peptide chain release factor 1; amino-acid sequence: MTLTEKQKHDLKKFVKELEQHRGRHTELVSVYVPSGYDIIKIIQHLEQERGTASNIKSAATRKNVITALEKMIQHLRLFKKTPDNGLAVFAGNVSEREGQEDFEVWSVEPPELLKTRIYRCDKEFQLELLRDMMDVKEVYGLVILDRRDANIAYLKGKTIVPLKSTHSEVPGKTKAGGQSAARFERLRDGAAKEHFKKVAEYVKEQFLDNKNLKGIIVGGPGPTKHDWVDGGYLTDQLKQKIIAVKDLGYTGDFGLQELVDKSQDVLANEELVSEKKIMQRFLDLLAKKPNIISYGEKEVMEFLKTGVVEIILLSEKLDDKKIEEFEEEANKVGTEVNIISTETREGVQLKELGKVAAILRYEQHQ
- the uppS gene encoding di-trans,poly-cis-decaprenylcistransferase → MEEKPLHVGIILDGNRRWAKNKGLMPWDGHKAGFDKLKELFEAAKEAEIKELSLYCFSTQNFSRDKKEVDFLMNIFVKAAEDLLKDKKVHENKVKIRFIGRLHMLPEKVQKAAKEVMEATKDYDNYIANFCVAYGGREEIVDAVNKVLKSGVDKVDEESFANYLYIQNSPDLIIRTSGEQRLSNFLTWHSTYSELFFLEKHWPDFEKQDLFDIVKEFKEKRQRRFGN